A genomic stretch from Planctomycetota bacterium includes:
- a CDS encoding GDSL-type esterase/lipase family protein, whose amino-acid sequence MTDVLLIGSSIFRHWGDGAAEAFPGRSFVNIAVGGTISADWVPDTGTQHLRAMLVEYHPAVVGCYVGSNDINHGIEAGAIADNVLSIADAVTAAGAWFAYFSIIKCPDKRDKLANIDAVHEGITAGLIRRPNCSIVDINPVFDGRDDFFQEDGTHLTPDAYTALTKHLKRVNIYEPTGPA is encoded by the coding sequence ATGACGGACGTGCTACTGATCGGCAGTTCGATTTTTCGACATTGGGGTGACGGGGCTGCGGAGGCTTTCCCGGGGCGATCGTTCGTCAACATCGCCGTGGGCGGCACGATTTCGGCCGATTGGGTTCCCGACACCGGCACGCAACACCTGCGGGCGATGCTCGTCGAGTACCACCCGGCGGTCGTAGGCTGCTACGTCGGGAGTAACGACATCAACCACGGCATCGAGGCCGGGGCGATCGCGGACAACGTGCTCAGCATCGCCGACGCGGTGACCGCCGCCGGGGCGTGGTTCGCGTACTTCTCGATCATCAAGTGCCCCGACAAGCGCGACAAGCTCGCGAATATCGACGCGGTGCATGAAGGCATCACGGCAGGGCTCATTCGTCGCCCCAACTGTTCGATAGTCGATATCAACCCCGTGTTCGACGGCCGGGACGATTTCTTCCAGGAAGACGGCACACACCTGACGCCCGATGCCTACACGGCCCTGACCAAACACCTCAAGAGGGTCAACATCTACGAACCGACCGGGCCGGCCTGA